ACTCTATTAGTTCATAAAATGCTGAAAATGCTAGACAAAAGCAGATTATGAAGAAGTTTCTCCATTTTGCAAGGGGAATTATATTTTCTCGTATAAGAATTTCTCTTGCAATAATTGCTGGAATAAAACCTTGGGCAAAATGTCCTACTTTATCATAGTTATTTCTACTTTGATTTAGTACTTCTTTAATAGTATCAAATAAGGGAACTTCTGCATAAGTATAGTGACCACCTACCATTAAAATAATACAATGAATAAGAATAAGAGTATAAGTGAGAGTTGTCAATTTAAAAGATTTGTATGTATAGGCAAGTATTATAAATCCAATAATAGCTGGAAACACTTCTAAAAGCCAAGTAAATTGGTCTTTGGGATTAATTCCTGACCAAATAAAAATAGTAATAAAAATAATAAGCCATAAATATTTCATAAAATATTATATCAATTTAAAGCTTTTTTAACACTCTTAATAATAATTGCAGCCACATCATATGGATTTGCATTTGAAGCTGGTCTTCTATCTTCTATTCTTCCTTTCCAATTATTTTTTATAGTTGCAATTGGAATTCTAAGTGAAGCACTTCTATCTGAAACACCATAAGAAAAAGAGTTTATATCTTGAGTTTCATGCTCTCCTGTAAGGCGTTGTTCATTGTGGTCACCATAAACTGCAATATGCTCTTTATGTGTTAATTTAAACTCTTCACAAATCTTGTCAAATATTTTTTTATCACCAGATTCTCTTAATTGTTTATTTGAAAAGTTCGCATGCATTCCAGAACCATTCCAATCTCCTTGTACTGGTTTTGGATCCCAATCAACTTTTACATTATATTGTTCAGTAATTCGCTCTAAAAAGTATCTTGATGCCCAAATTTGGTCACAAGCTTCTGTGGCATTTTTTGAAAATATTTGATACTCCCATTGTCCCATCATAACTTCTGAGTTTATTCCTTCAATATTTAAACCAGCTTCAATACAAGTATCTAAATGTTCTTCTATTATTTGTCTTCCAACTGCATTTGTAGCTCCAACTGAACAGTAATATTGACCTTGTGGTGAAGGATAACCATTTACAGGAAATCCTATAGGTCTATTTGTTTCCAAATCTATTAAAGTATATTCTTGTTCAAAGCCAAACCAAAAATCATCATTCTCTTCTATAGTTGCTCTTTTATTTGAGATATGAGGTGTTTCATCAGAATTTAAAACTTCATTTATAACTATATAAGCATCTATTCTTCCTGGGTCTAGATATAAAGCAACTGGCTTTAAAAGACAATCAGAGTTGTTCCCAACAGCTTGTTTTGTAGAAGAACCATCAAAACTCCAAATATCACAATCTTCTAATTTTCCACTAAAATCACTTACGACCATAGTCTTACTTCTAAGACTTTGTGTTGGTTTATATCCATCTAGCCAAATATACTCTAGTTTAGTTTTAGTCATCTGATTCTCCTACTTAATTTTAAATATAATATTATAATAAAATATAGTTACTAAGATATTACATATAAGTTTACAAATATTATAACAATTTAAATGTGTATAAGGTAAGATTCTTAACAATGAAAAAAAATACATTTACTAAAATATTTAAAGATGAAAAAATACCTTACTTAGAACTTCGATATACCAATTCAAATAAGCATTATAAAAAACATTTTCATGATACTTTTTCCCTTGGTATAAATGAACAAGGAGTTAGTATTTATACTAACAATGACAAATCTTATACCTTAGATGAAAACATGCTTAGCATAGTAAATCCATATGCTGTACACTCTTGTAATGCTTGTTCTGAGGTATTAAACATATATTATATGTTATATTTAGATATCTCTTGGTGTAAAGAGGTACAAAAAAGTATTGATGATAAAGTAAATGAATTTACCAACATTCCACTTGATATTTTGGAAGATAAAGTTTTTTATGATGAGTATTTAACTCTATGCAAATTTCTTTTTTCAGATAATCATATTTCAGATAAAGAAGATATTTTGATTGATTTTTTTATAAAGTTTTTTTCTCTTTTTTTAGATAAAACTGAAGATGCAAATACAAATAAAGAGTTTGATAAAATAGTCTTTTTTTTAGAAAAAAATTATAAAGAAAATATCTCTATAAAAGAGTTATCAAAATTTTTTAATCTAAATCCTTATTATATAATCAGACTTTTTAAATCTAAAATAAATCTAACACCCCATGCTTTTTTAATAAATTTGAAAATAAATAAAGCAAAAGAGTTATTACAACAAGGCCATTCTATATCTGATACTGCTTTAGAGTGTGGATTTTTTGATCAAAGTCATTTTCACAAAAATTTTGTAAAAATAGTTGCAACAACTCCAAAAGAATACAAACTCAATTTTGTACAATAAGTTATTTTAAAAAACATATATACTTTTTCTAAATTTTATTTAGGAAAATATATGAGTTTTACAATTTTTTTGACAATGTTCTCTTTTGCTTTAGTGATGTCAATTTCTCCAGGTCCTGTAAATATGATGATTATAACTTCAAGTATAAACAATGGATTTGCAAGAACTTTTAGTTTTATCTCAGGGGCAACTATTGGCTTTATTCTTTTATTAATATGTATTGGGCTTGGATTATCAAAGATAATAAATACCTATCCAGATATTTTATTATATGTAGAGATTTTTGGTTTTTCATTTATTATATATTTAGGGATAAAGATTCTAAGTTCAAAGCCAAGTTTGGAAGTAAATAAAAATGATAAAATAAACTTGAGATTTCATGAGGGATTTTTACTTCAATGGCTAAATCCTAAGGCTTGGATAGCTTGTATTTCTGTGGTTTCTATGTATTCTTCATCTGAATTATTTACTATTTTTGTCATTATTTATTTTTTTGTTTGTTATTTATCCTTGTCATTTTGGGGAGTTTTAGGAAGTAAAGTCACTAGATTCTTTGATACAGATTTTAAATTGAGGGTATTAAATATTATTATGGGACTTATTCTTATTTTTTGTGCCATTTCAATAATTTTTGTAAATATTTTTTGATAATGAAGAAATTTAAATTGGTATTAGTAAAATTTGGGTAAAATCAGCACAATATATAAATAAAAAATAGGAAAGAACTTGTTAGATAAAATTTTGAATTTTTGTTTTAGTGTATCTAAACAACCGGTTTTATTAAAAGATTTATTAGTAGCAAATGTTCAACATAATGAAAAAATGCATGTGGATGCTGCAAAATTAGGATTTAGACTTAGTATAGGAAAAGCATATATTGTATATATTTTAATTGTTTGTATTCCCGTAATTCCATTGTCTTTATTAGCACATACTATTTTTGAAAAAATTGATGCCCATGCTTCTATTGTAGTTTCTATTATCTTTACAGCTATTATTTTTATTTGGTTCAATTTCTTTAGAATTTGGATAAAAGATAAAATGGCAAATAGAGTTATAAGAAAAGCTTGGATGATTCATTTCCCATATTTCCCTTATGATGAGTATAGATATAAAATAGAAGAGATTTTTCATAAAGCTATGAAAAATGAAATTCCAAGAAAAGACTTGGAGCGATATATTCTAGATAATTTAGTTCAAAACTAGATTATCTAATCATAAAATGCTTTAGCCTCTTTATTTCTACTTTTTTTTAATTCCATATCAATATATTTTGCTTCTATATCTTTTTTATTCTTTAGCGCAATTGTTTGTTTTCTATTTCCACTTGGATTTATTTCATATATATAAAAACCAGCTTCATACATAGATAATCTTACATTTGTAGAGATAGAATAAGTCGTCATAACTGCACCATTTTTACAAAGTTTAAAAATATCTTGAAAATATTCTACACTCCAAAGTTCTTTATTAACATCACTAGAGAAAGCATCTTGATATACTATATCTATATTATTTAAGGTTCTGATATACTTTCTTGCATCTCCAATAAAAACTTCTATTTTAATATTTGCATCTTCATAGGAAAAAGTCTTTGCAATAGAATCAATGATATGTTTTATTTTTTCAAACTCTTTAGGAAAATCAAATTTATCTAAACTTCTTACTAACTCTTCATCTAATTCAGGGGAATAAATTTCTAGATTTATATTTAAGTTATTTTCTAGAATATAATAAATAGTAGAAAAAGTGTTATAGCCAATACCAAAACAAATATCTAAAATCTTTAGTTTTTTTAAATCTTTTTTTAATGTAAGTGCTGGAATAACATGTTTGTTTAAAGACTCTTTGATGGCACCAGTTTTAAGATCATGAAAGTGTTGATTGTATTTTGTAGAATAAAGGGTATTTGACCCATCTATTGTTTGAATTGGATTATTCATGTAGGTTTTAAGAGATATAAAAATATCTCTTAAATATCTTTCTTAGTTTCCTAAAGATGCTAGTTTATCGTCAGATAAATAAAGCTCTTCATTTGACATTACGCCAATTTTGTGAGATAAAATATCTTTTGCAATATCTTTTGCTTCCTCTAATGAGTGCATATTACATGTACCACATTGGTAAATATTTAATTCTGGAATATCTTCTTGTTTTGCAACATTTAAAACATCTTCCATAGCAGCTTTCCAAGCAGCAGCAACTGTCTCTTCTTTTGGACTTCCAAGTAAACTCATATAAAAACCAGTTCTACAACCCATAGGTGAAACATCAATAATTTCAACAGTAGGAGAGTTTAAATGTTCTCTAATAAAACCAGCAAAAAGGTGCTCTAATGTATGAATCCCTTTTTCACTCATCATATCTTTATTTGGTACATAAAATCTTAAATCAAATACTGTAATAATATCACCAGATGGTGACTTCATTGTTTTTGCAACTCTAACGGCAGGTGCTGGCATAATTGTATGATCAACTTTAAAACTATCTAATAATGGCATATAATATCCTTCAATTTTGTTATAAAAGGGATTTTAACTTAAAGTTAATAAATTGATGATTATATATTATAATTAATAAAGATTTTCTCTAACCATTTTTTTAAAAGCTTTCATATGAACTTTGAGCATATTTGGTATGATATCCTCTTTACATGCATGAACAATATTTGCGTATTCTGGTTTAGAGTAAATTGTAGCTCTATCTCGTGCAAGAAGTATAAGTCTATTCATATCATCATCTAAAATAATATCTTCTCTATCTGTTATGGCATCATACACATAAAAAAACATTCTTCGCTCTTCACTTGACATTTGACAAGAATCATCAAGCATCTTAAGTGCTAATTTTCCTGCATACTCTATCTCAATAGGTGTAAAGTTATAGGTATATGCCCAATCATAAGCTTTTTTAAGTATGTCCATTTTATCTCCTTAATCCATATATGGAATGTCTAAATTTGCATCTCTATCATTTGCACTAAAATCAAAACTATCATCTACAACCAGCTTAGAAAGATTCTTTTCTATAACTTTTATTTGTAGTTTATGGTAAGTATTGTTTTCAATATTTCTTTTTATTTCATTTTTATAAAAATTTAAAATTATAGGGTGTAGTTTTATTTGGTTTTGTAATAAATTATCTAAAAATTTATTTAGTGATGAGATATCAAGTTCATCTATTTTTTCTAATTTTCTAACTAAGTTTCTTACAAACTGTTTTTGGTGGTATCCTTCACTTAATTCCAAAAGTTTTGATGCAGCAAAAATATCAGCATCAACTCCTGAATAATTATACAAATACCTAAAATGGTCACAAACTATTTCAATATATTTTGGATAATATTTTAAAACAAAAACAAGCTCTTTTAAATCTCCATCAATAAGTACTTGAAAGAGGGTTGCTGTTCTTTTTTCTATCTTATCCCAATGTGAACCATGCTCTTTAAATTCACCTAAAAATCGTTCATAATTTTCTAGTTTGTAGTTTTCTTCCATGGTATTTATATGCAAGAATTATACCTTTAACTAAGACATTAAATTAATTTATTAGCAAGTTTTTCTAAACCTTTTTTTTGTAAAATATGAAGGTCTGAATTTTTTGTCCAAAGATAAGTTTGCTCTTTGTAATAGTTTAAAATGTTATTATCAACATCATTTTTTATTTTTATAGTATTTTCTAATAATTCTTTGATTTCTGAGCTATCAAGCTCTTCAAAGTTTGCTAGTTTTATATACAAAGCACTTAAGAGTTCTTCATCTATAAACTCTTTTGATTTTTGTAAAAATTTTGTAGCTTCAATTTCACTAGCAAGCATATCATTCCACTTTCTTCCATTTTTTAACTGGTCTATTGCCACAGGTAAATATACTGGAACTAAATCTAAAACTTTGTTTAGTTCTATAAAATCATCATCAACTAAACTTCTAAAAAGCATTCTTGCTCTGTTTCTTATTTTCCCTCTTAGATTATCTTTTTCAATGACATCTTTATGTAGAAGTTGAAACCTTTTTAGAGCAGGTAATTTTGAGTGGTTAAAAGCCATTATAGAGACTATTGGATGCTTATCTGCTATT
This portion of the Arcobacter nitrofigilis DSM 7299 genome encodes:
- a CDS encoding DUF2238 domain-containing protein; translated protein: MKYLWLIIFITIFIWSGINPKDQFTWLLEVFPAIIGFIILAYTYKSFKLTTLTYTLILIHCIILMVGGHYTYAEVPLFDTIKEVLNQSRNNYDKVGHFAQGFIPAIIAREILIRENIIPLAKWRNFFIICFCLAFSAFYELIEWFVAMLSGSDATAFLGTQGYIWDTQSDMAFALLGSILALILLSKYHDKQLNLFLFHDVH
- a CDS encoding glutamine synthetase beta-grasp domain-containing protein; amino-acid sequence: MTKTKLEYIWLDGYKPTQSLRSKTMVVSDFSGKLEDCDIWSFDGSSTKQAVGNNSDCLLKPVALYLDPGRIDAYIVINEVLNSDETPHISNKRATIEENDDFWFGFEQEYTLIDLETNRPIGFPVNGYPSPQGQYYCSVGATNAVGRQIIEEHLDTCIEAGLNIEGINSEVMMGQWEYQIFSKNATEACDQIWASRYFLERITEQYNVKVDWDPKPVQGDWNGSGMHANFSNKQLRESGDKKIFDKICEEFKLTHKEHIAVYGDHNEQRLTGEHETQDINSFSYGVSDRSASLRIPIATIKNNWKGRIEDRRPASNANPYDVAAIIIKSVKKALN
- a CDS encoding AraC family transcriptional regulator, translated to MKKNTFTKIFKDEKIPYLELRYTNSNKHYKKHFHDTFSLGINEQGVSIYTNNDKSYTLDENMLSIVNPYAVHSCNACSEVLNIYYMLYLDISWCKEVQKSIDDKVNEFTNIPLDILEDKVFYDEYLTLCKFLFSDNHISDKEDILIDFFIKFFSLFLDKTEDANTNKEFDKIVFFLEKNYKENISIKELSKFFNLNPYYIIRLFKSKINLTPHAFLINLKINKAKELLQQGHSISDTALECGFFDQSHFHKNFVKIVATTPKEYKLNFVQ
- a CDS encoding LysE family translocator, translating into MSFTIFLTMFSFALVMSISPGPVNMMIITSSINNGFARTFSFISGATIGFILLLICIGLGLSKIINTYPDILLYVEIFGFSFIIYLGIKILSSKPSLEVNKNDKINLRFHEGFLLQWLNPKAWIACISVVSMYSSSELFTIFVIIYFFVCYLSLSFWGVLGSKVTRFFDTDFKLRVLNIIMGLILIFCAISIIFVNIF
- a CDS encoding tRNA (5-methylaminomethyl-2-thiouridine)(34)-methyltransferase MnmD — translated: MNNPIQTIDGSNTLYSTKYNQHFHDLKTGAIKESLNKHVIPALTLKKDLKKLKILDICFGIGYNTFSTIYYILENNLNINLEIYSPELDEELVRSLDKFDFPKEFEKIKHIIDSIAKTFSYEDANIKIEVFIGDARKYIRTLNNIDIVYQDAFSSDVNKELWSVEYFQDIFKLCKNGAVMTTYSISTNVRLSMYEAGFYIYEINPSGNRKQTIALKNKKDIEAKYIDMELKKSRNKEAKAFYD
- the luxS gene encoding S-ribosylhomocysteine lyase gives rise to the protein MPLLDSFKVDHTIMPAPAVRVAKTMKSPSGDIITVFDLRFYVPNKDMMSEKGIHTLEHLFAGFIREHLNSPTVEIIDVSPMGCRTGFYMSLLGSPKEETVAAAWKAAMEDVLNVAKQEDIPELNIYQCGTCNMHSLEEAKDIAKDILSHKIGVMSNEELYLSDDKLASLGN